The stretch of DNA GCAAGATGAAATCATCTCTACAACTCATGTCTCCTCAGGTCATTTCCCTCCCATGGCAGGAGTTCATCATGTCCCCACACTAGTATctccaccccccttttttttaaagttttaatgatttatttatctgttttcacattactacaataatcttgttttgAAAATAAGCATAACCAccttcccctgaaagagaaatctcaagagaaatgaagtgagagaaaaaaaaagtgtatttcagttTATGTTCAGATAACATTGTTCCTGTCTcaggggtggatcacattctttatctaagtctatcagagaagttgcttcaatattttttcccacagttacttaTGTCAGctctatttccttccattctattcctccccacttccatttattttattctctctctctcctttcaccctgtccctgctcagaagtgtgttgtatctgactcccCTCTCCCACCATCTTTCTTCTATCCCTTataccctctccctcctcccctgtccaccttctcccatcccctccctctcttttttccttttgggctaagataaatttctatatcctCTTGAGTGTTTATGTTGGGGTAGcttaggtggtgaagtagatggagcattggccttggatttTGTATCCAGGAATTtgtatctggcctcagacacttgactcttactaattgggtgaccttgaataagtcacttaaccctgattgcctcacatccaaggtcatctccagtcatcctgattcatatctggtcactggacccagatgactccagaggagaaagtgacttagtATCATCCCCTCACACAAATTCAAgtcatcacctccttgatgctGTGCTCTTCTTCAAAAAGTGAAGGGCAAACAttacatgttatttcctctcttgagccatttctgatgagaatgaaggctcactcattccccctcctccctttccactccattgtgaaagctgtttcttgacttttatataaaatatctgagtCCCTTCtaccccttctttctctttctcccagtattttccattgactcaatttttagatgattttataccattatattcagttccttcctgtgctttgtctatgtTTCTTCTTCCAAATGCTCTTggaaatgaaaaggttcatataaATTGTCAATATCTATTTCTCATATGGAAgaacatgcagttcaacatcattaaatccctcataattagtcctttctGTTCACCctctctattcttcacctgagtcctgtacttgaagatcaaactttctattcagctctggttatttcagcAGAAAAGTTTTAAAGTCCTCTTTTCcattgaatatcatattccacgttctatgagcctttaatgtagaaactgctaaatcctgtgtaatcctgactgcagcaccatggtaattgaattgtttctttctggctgcttgtaatattttctctttgacttgggagtcctgaGATTTGTCTATCATATTCCTGggattttttgtggggggggaatctctttcaggagatgattaatgaatttcctcaatttctattttaccctttgcttctaggatctcagggcaattttgctggattatttcttgaaaaatgaaatccaaactcttttcctggtcatgactttcaagtagtccaataattttaaattatctctcctggagcTATCTTCCAggtgagttgtttttccaatgaaatatttatttttttttctagtttttcttttggttttgtcatattattttttttgatttcttacaaagtcatcagctttcctttagctctattctacatttgaaggaattattttcttcaaagagcttttttatcttctttttcaactcaccaattctgttttttaaagcagagCCAATGAGAAAAAGCCTCAGTGCAGTCCAGGTCACAGCCTGGTCACACCATATCAAACCAGCTCCAATCTACCAGGAACAGCCCaaggggcacctgggtccatagTAGCAGAATGATTTCCGGACCTCTTGGCCCTGGGGACCTCATGGGAATACTCTGCTACATCAAAGTGAAAGCAAATgtcttctcttcattgaccttttggactactttccccatttttccctaAACTGGTGTTTATTATGTTATCttctcagtattttttgtatttccttcaccaagtttCTGactttggttttcatgatttcccctcatcattcttatttctcttcccattttttttctatctcccttacttgcttttcagagtcttttttagagctcttccatagcctgagaccaggCTTttattggaggctttggatacagaaatttgactttgtcatcttctaagtgtgtgttttgatcctccatgggaccaaagtaatgtCTATGATTAGATTCTTTTTATCcccctgttgtttgctcatttcctcagtctatgacctGATTTTTATCATACTTTcaaagcttttgagggttttagATTAATTCCTTAATTACTTCAAGGTCTCATGACTACTCtcttggtctgtgctctggtccatggatgaccacaaacactaCCCACTGCCCTGAagttgtgaggaggatccctgttcCTCTATGGTAGTATAGGGGCTCAGACTGCGACCTGGATCTGGGAAAATCAATGGAATCCTGTTCCAAGAACAGCAGAGAGAGACTTctacagtctcccctgaccctctTACTTCCTGTGGGCTGAGCACTTGGGAAGAAGTTGTTGGATGACTCCATAGTTTCCCAGGGCTGCCCTGAGGCTGGAGCTGGCTCAGGCTTCATTCTCACTTTGGTGTGGAAGAATTCTCCCATGAGATCCCTAGGCTAAAGAGGTCTGAAAACCACTCCTGCTAGCATGGACCAAGGTGCCCctcaggctgttcctggaaggttggaGCTGGTTTGATCCATTGTGACCAGGCTGCCACCAGGGTTGTGCTGCAGCTCTTTCCGAGTGCAACAGATCTTTCCCATGCATCTACCAAATTGCcttggactagaaaattgttttctgtgggttctttctgtgggttctggccCTCTAGAATTTGTTTGAATCATAATTTTACAACTTTTGGACATTTTTGGTGGGAAGAGTTTCTGGGGAATTCCTGCTTCCATGCTGCCATCTTtgctccaccccaccccccttttcAACTACTTTTAATGTGCTGTATTTTCACATTAGATTGTGGTCACCTTGAGAATAAGGACTATCTTATGCCTTCCTTTGTACCTTTAGACTTAATACCTCCTATAACAGAGGTGCTTAATTACCATTTATTGACTTATTCTGATTTTGACAGTATTAATGAAACCTTAATTAATACTTTCATTATTAGGAAGGTTTTTCCTCCCTCAGATCAGGTTAATTTTGCTTcttatcagttttttaaaattttgtttttctttaaggcaatggagttaagtgacttgcctaaggtcacacagctaggcaattattaagtgtctgaggctggatttgaactcaggtcctcctgatttcagggccagtgctctatatacactatgccacctagctgacccaccTTTTATCAGTTTTGATGCTTTATTCCTCCTGATTGTTTTCTGAAACCAAATAAACAATTCTATTTCATGGTTCTTCCAGGTGAAAACCTAAATACTTGAAAGCCAAAAGCTACCTTCCCTTTGGATCCCCTGCCACCTGCCCCCACCCCTCCGGGCTCCTATTCTAAAccaccttagtttcctcatgcaATCATCTGGGTTACCTCATCTGAACTTTCTACTTCTCTGCACCCATCCTTAAACATGGCAACCAGAGCTCAACACAAAAATGAGATTGTCATTCACTTCCTGGAAACTATCCCACTCTTAATGAAGCCTTATCAGATTAGGTTTCTTAGCTGCCTTCTCCCACTATTGATTCATATGTATCTTTCAGGTCACTAAACCTTCCTGGTTATCACCATAGTACCTTGATGTTTTTCCTAGGAGCTTTAGGGTAAGGGATGGAAAGAACAATcatgaatgggagaaaaaaattgttcaaCATCCTTTAATATGAGATATCCCAAATATCTTTTGAAAACcagcatttcattttaattttttcatattagttaACCAAAGTAATATATAACTTAGATGGCTCTACATAGTTCCATGTTTTCCATCATTACTATGCATCTTAACATTTATTGAAAACAAGGTTAAGCAGGCTTCTAGTAACCCTTCCAGCTATAGATCATACAGTCCCATTATGGCTATATCTTGATTTTATATCaccaatattgtttttaaaaattgatattagCTTTTAACATACTACTTTTTTGTGTTTGATTTTCTTCTACTTACAATTCTGAAAACCAAATCATTCTATTCGGTGTACAAAGATGCCTTTAAGCCTTTGTCAAGTTGACATGGAGGAGTATTGTGAATACTGGGACAAGCTTACAATCGGGAATTCCTGGATTCAATTCTACTTCCCCCATTTCTTTGCTCCATGATATTAGGCATATCTCTTCACTGCTGTGGATCTTAACTCCAATTCAAAGAGTATTTTAGTATAATCAGGTAAGAAAACTAGTTTTCTATCTCCTCttggttttttaattaaaatgtctTCAGACCAGGACTCAATAAATGAACATACCATGAAATTACCAGAATACTATTTGATCTtagaaaaagatggaagaaatatATCCTGGTGGTTGACAACATGAGAATAAGGCTATATCCACCCTCcccttccatcttccttcctACCAACAAGGAACTTTGTCTAGGAACTCTACCCTTTTGGATACCATTTTTGTGCTATGCTGGAAAGCCTCATAACCAAAGTGAGTAACAGGGGTTTTGTCTTAGGTCACTGAAATTTAGAGAGTACAGACATATTTTTTCATGCATCCTTTTAGCAGTGTAGAAGTCATTACACTAATTTGTTCCCTCTCCTTCAAATGAACTCATATTAAataatctttattatttcttgtacctttaaaaacatttcttattttcataGGAAGAAATATGTAATATAGCTATAAATGATTATATGTACATCCTTCTGCTTCCTTTAATCCTAAAAAAGgtcattttgttctttgtttctaCTTCTTTCCTGTCCTTTTCTCAAAGTCCATCCCTtgtgatacaaaagaaaaaagaaaagaaacctcaaTTAAACCCGACAGTCTGGCTTCTGAAGTGATTCTCTTATCTGTTCTTTGGGGCTAAGCTTTAAAAGTATAATTACGTAACATTCaggtcattttcttttgtactttgtaGGACTGTTTTCGCTGTATGTATTGTTTTCCCAGTTTAGAATACCTGCCTTGCTGATTATcatcaataatatttcattccatttatGTGCTACAATATGTTTAGGCATCCTTAATCAATGGACTTCTCCATTGTTTTGAATTCTTCCCAGGTCCCAATCAGTGCAGCGTGAATATTTTGGTGTATTCCTTTTTGCCTTTGGGATAAAAGCATAGTAATGGCACCTCCAGTCAAGAGTTATGAATACTTTTAGTCatattttgcataattccaaGACAATTTCTAGAATGATTCAACCAGTTCAACCCGCTCCATCAACACCATGTTTGTATACTTGACTTTCCTTTTTGCTGGTGGAATATTAACAGATTTTATTAGTCTCCATGGTGAAATGATTGCTCTATACATAATCACATTTATGGAGGGGCATGATAAAAAGTCTATACCAGTCAAGAGAGCAGGTGAGTATCTTGGGGTCCTCCACCTGAATTTGAGAGACTGAAATATTCTTCTAGGATGGTATTTGTGAAGAAAAGTTGGAAATTCTGGCCTTTGAAGAGACCCTTgttgggagggggaggagggtgaCTGATATCCCACATTAATTTCCATTGGGTATCTTTTCATCAGAAGGATGTGTCCTGAGGACTGTGCGAAATGCCTGGGGGCTACCCTCATCCCCCTGGCCATACTGGGCACTCTGACAAATATTCTACTCTTCTTTCCTGGAGCTGACATAATGGACAATAATATCAACCTTACTGAAGAGATCTGGTATTTTGGAGGAATATTAGGATGTGGGGTCTTGGTGAGTAAAAATCTGCTGATTCCCTCTTCCATGTTCAGGACTTGTGAACTAATGTAAGCATAAGCTCAGTTATTAACAGAAATCATCCCAAGCCAAGTAACTTTGGGGTAAATATGCACTTCTTGAAAGAATTAATATGGATCATTTCTTTCCTGTTCCTTTAGTTACATCTATTTCCCATCAACCTGATTATAGGCTACATCATTATTTTCCACAATGTAATATCTTTGGGAAAGAGAATATTATTTTTGATAGATGAtgggatagatagatgatagttgGATTGATggactttcttcatttcttatttatttattcatttgtttatttgtttatttatttatttattggcaCGCATGACTTTGTTAATCATCAGACCAGGCAAACTCCGCCAACAAGGAGCCTACATTCTAAAGGGGAAAGATTAGTCATAAAGGGGAGctgaaaaggggagaggggaagttGGTAGCATGGAGCCCAGGCAAGATCACTCAGCAATCAAATGGTGCCCAGAGTCCAGTTCAAGTTTCTAGGGGGGCAGAAATGGGAATGAAGGTTTGAGTTGAGGGGTGTGGTTTCAAGTCCATCCTGTAGTTGTTTCCAGTGCATGTCCTATATCCATAGTTGTAACAAGATTAAAAAACCTGGGACTCTGTTTCAGGAAATGACTATAGAAGGTGCTGAAAGCTCTTGTTAAGTCCTTCAGTAGCCCAGATTGGAACAGGGGTTAGAATCTAGTTAGCAAGGTTGAAATGGGAAGCTAccaaagagttcataaaaagggaaaaggacctatatagaCTAGAATATTTCTAGCAActctttatggtggcaaagaattggaaattaggggGGGGCAGCAACTGGGGAACGGCTGAACAAGTTAaggtttatgaatgtaatggatactattattctgtaagaaaccatgaacaggtggacttcagaaaagcctgcaaGAGTGAAGTGAGTAGGACCAGGAGatcattgcacacattaacagcaacattgggtgatgatccaCTAAGATAGATTTAGTTCTTCTCAGGAATGCAAtactcaaagacaattctaaaagatttgtgatggaaaatgtcacccacatccagagaaaggactatggaatctaccaaaaaaaaaaacctatgaaatCTAAATGCAGGCCAAAgtacactattttcactttttaaaaatttgttttatgtttctttttcctttttcatggtTCTTTCCCCTggcttttcttctgattcttctttcacaacatgactaatatggaaagatgCTTAATTTACATCAGATTACTTATTGTCACAGGGAGgggtaagggaagggagggaggtagaaaaatgtgagcCCAAAATCTTATGGAAAGTGAATGATGATAACTTATTTTTACATACAATTggggaaacaaaattaaaaaaaaaagaaatggaaaacaaatacaagatttgctttctcttctacttctaggacttttgttgttcagtcatttggggttttcttggccgagatactggagtgatttgccattttctagGTGGATCAATGCAAAGATCATTGGGTTTAGGAATCAGGAagctatgagttcaaatctagcttcagacacttgttacctatgtgaccctggatgagtcaccTAACCCTTATTTTCCTTAGTTCTTCATGTGCAAAATGGGGgtacactggagaaggaaatggcaaaaccctccagtatctttgtaaaGGAAACCCCATAGAGAAATccatgggttcatgaagagtcagacatgactgaacaacagcaacaacaacctaAGAAGCTTCCCTATTAGAACCCTGAATTAACTTGCCTACAGCATTGGAGCAGCAGGTGATTCAGTAGATAGAACTCTGAACTTGGACttaggaacctgagttcaaatctagcctcagacattttttaattatgttaccctgagcaaatcatttaacctctgtgttcctcagtttcctcaatggtaaaatggAGATGCTAATAATAGTACTCACCTGCCAgggttgctgtaaggatcaaatgagataataaatgtctaATGACAGGAGCAAAagaggtactatataaatattattattagtattgttAATTACTAAAAAAAGGTTTTCATACCAGCTTTCTAAATTTCTAGTTTTATCTGTTTTTGTATTTACCCCAAAAGAGGTTTAGGTTCAATCCTGACTCCTTTCAGTTTTATGTTTTAGCCATGTCCCATGACAGATGTGTGTTCTATCTATAGGATACCATTTCTCCATACATGATATTTCAATTTTCCACTTCCATCCTTTTGCACATGCTGGTGAATCTCCCAGTTTGTCATACACTCTCTTCTTGCTCTCTTGCCATCCCAGTGGGACAATTCTTCATCCCTATTAACTTAATTGAAGTTTACATTTTTTAGGCATGAAAAGAACAACCTCCTTTTTTTAAAGCTGTACCTATAGCACAAACCAATTATAAGCATCCATGGATTTGAAAAAGTCATCCCTAcatcctttgtaatcctttaaCTTCTCCCAGCCCTTTCAATTCATCCTGGGACAAGTCTCTTGAACATGGATAGCAGAGGGGACTCCCAAGCTCCCTTCCCGAGGTCCACGCTCATCATGGGTATCTTCTTTTGTTGGTAGATGATTTTTCCTGCTGTCTCATTGTTGAGTCTGAAGAATAGTGACTGCTGTGCATACTATGGCCAGGAGGACTGTGGGAAGAAGCTCAAAGTGAGTGaatgagggagggaaaaaaattgccCCAACTTTGTTCTTTGAAGAGCTTCCATTCTGTTGGAAATGGAGGTGGTTTGGGGAGGCAGTGGAGAAGAGGAGAGGCAATGTCACAGTTAGGGATTAAAAAACCCTGAAACTTTATACTTAGTAATGGACTTTTATGTAGTATTCTAAAGCTTTCAAAggactttacatatattatatcatttgagccTCTCAGCAGTCCTGAgggtacatattattattattcctattttacagatgagaaaattaaatctaggagaggttaagagacttggccATGAGAACACACTTAGCAAGTATCAGagaggaggatttgaacccagatcttcctggtgTTAAATCTCCTGATATTCATTCCTTCCACACTGCCTTTCAATCATCATATTCAATCAATCATGATATCCTTGGCGTCAGAGCCAAGCCTCaaacttcctttcattctttcccatttccctctaGGACCTACCTTTGGTGTTCATagaattcttaaatatttccccTTCATTCTGTACATGATTAGCTGATGTGCCCGAGGGATTTATAATCAGAGAATGTCAGACCCAGGACTGAAACTTAGTTCTTCTAATCCTAAATTCAGTGACTCTACCCATCTAAGAAGGTTTTGGATAAGGGATCCACATATTGAATGGCTcaggtcaccccccccccccactccctttctcttctcctaccccctctcctcctccccccaaagtaattttcttcttctacttctctgGAACAGCCCTGGTGACAACAAAAATGTCTGGGCAAATGATCCAAAGGAAAACACCACTGAGCATCTGGGGGGGGGGTACTCGTAAAAAAAGGAGCTCCCTCTACTATCATCCAGTTGTAGAGTGAGGATGTTTGCAGGAGTAACAAGATgaaagttgttttctttcttagaGGGTTAACTTTAGGACCCAGAATTTAATATCTCTCTGTCcatgtttatctatctatctatctatctatctatctatctatctatctatctatcatctatctatctaccatctttctttctttctttctttctttctttctttctttctttctttctttctttctttctttctttcttccttccttccttccttccttccttccttccttccttccttccttcctttctttctctctttttgtttgtttgtttcctttcctttcctatctatcatctatctatctatctatctatctatctatctatctatctatctatctatcatctatttatcatctatctttctCTGCCTTGTTAATTTATTATCTCATCTACATTTTCTATTACACATTTTCCCTCCCTtattaccaaaaaatatttttaaagattcccccctcataaaacaaacaaaacaaacaaaacaacagtCAATAAAGCAAACCAATGCATCAACAAAGACTTAAATCACAATTTTTCATTCCTAGCTCTACTAAAAAGGGTGGGAGGAGAAGGAGGTCCCTTCTTTGGGGCCAATTTTGATCATTATAATCTTTCAGCATTCAATTTTGGTTGTTTTGTTGTGACTGTTCTTTgtatattgttgtagtcattataTGTGATTATAtactatacacatatatgtataaatacaaatatacaaacatacttagacatatgcatgcacacacatatatgtgtggaCCCATATACGTTTGTGTGTTTATCTACCTCCATCCCAAGGTTCCTGGTTCCATGACAGCAAGTGGCTAGATGAAGATTGACTAGTACATAATGAGGGTTTTCTCATCACCTGGCAAATAACTGCATTTGGAAAGTTAATGTCATTAAGAATTGTTAAGTACTTAGATACCACAGTGAAGAGAGCTAAACCAGAGTCAGAAAACTTCCGTTCAAATCCCTCGGGCACTTagttgtttgatcctgggcaagtcatgtaaatggctattttcctcagtttccccatctgtaaaatggaaataataatagcactgtaatagggctgttgtgaggacaGATTGAGGTATTATTTGTTAAAGCCTTGTGACATTGTAAAGGTCTTATAGTTGTTAGCCATTATCATTAAGCAAATCCCACTCCCCTCATCACTCATCACAGATACAAGTATAGTCCATGTGCAAAGATACACTATTCTTCCATAAGTGTATTTGGGTCTCATGGAAGGGAGACATTCGGTCTGGGAGACAAATGCGGTCTGACCGCATATCTTTCTCATGCTCTGATCTCCTGCATGCATTGGACTCCTTTGCATTAGACACCCAGCATCAGGTGGTTGTTTCATTCAGAAAGAGTTGCAGAATGATTGTCTTGACTGTTTTTGAGTTTTATGAAGTCATGCTATCTCAATGGGATGAAAAATAactccttgttttttttctttttttcagatgttTAATGCCATGATATTTGCGGGGATTGGCATTGTAGGAGCTTTATATGCATTCATCATCTCAGTGGTTGCTATTAATAGGGGACCCAAATGTTTTGTGGGAAACAATACATGGGAATATCCCTTCCATGATGGGTAAGATCAAGAATGGCAAACATACAGACTATTCACCAGAATCATTATCGATGATATTCTCTGAGATAAAACTAGGAACATCTGCTCTCTGGAATATTAGATTTTATAGCAAAAGAGTTCTTTCCTTATGAATAAATCAGTGTGAATCTTATGAGGTGGGGAGCCCAGAGTAAGTAACCTTAAATACCTCTGAGCCATGAGTGATGGCAGTCGTGGAATCTTGGAGCCGGGGAACACTCTGGTCATCATCTGGTCCTGTGAGTTTGTTTAAGGTGAAGCTTATGAAACTTGTCTCAGGTGACACAGCAAGGAAGTAGCAAAACTGGGGTTGGAGCAATGAGTCTCTTGGCTCAAGGGAGTATTCCTATACATCTGCTATTACATCatactttgtcaagaaaacctgtGGACAGAATGGTTGTGAAGAGTAGGgcatgactgagcaacaacatgAACATCGCTAATTGATATTAATGTTATTTAGCATAGGTTGAGATACTTGTTGGCTATTTAATGTATGTATTATCCTTAGATGGAGTGTTACATCTAGTTGAGGCTGCATGTTAGGAAGGCCTTGTCTAGACAAGGAAC from Macrotis lagotis isolate mMagLag1 chromosome 6, bilby.v1.9.chrom.fasta, whole genome shotgun sequence encodes:
- the TM4SF4 gene encoding transmembrane 4 L6 family member 4; this encodes MCPEDCAKCLGATLIPLAILGTLTNILLFFPGADIMDNNINLTEEIWYFGGILGCGVLMIFPAVSLLSLKNSDCCAYYGQEDCGKKLKMFNAMIFAGIGIVGALYAFIISVVAINRGPKCFVGNNTWEYPFHDGNYLKDRDLWRSCKEPIYIVPWNLTLFSIQLIISSIQMLLCGIQVVKSLFEIICGGCRCCKICQISLLSPRPGRAFSSPNLQGVSGSSRSHSWYVVARCGLCIGRPQVSDC